One part of the Thermococcus radiotolerans genome encodes these proteins:
- a CDS encoding respiratory chain complex I subunit 1 family protein, which translates to MNTLYATLGFLGVYAYVSFASLLWGGLDRKLVARMQRRMGPPLLQPFYDFLKLVGKESIIPRDANRFFEIAPVLALATSIALLAYTPLGFEPIFGTKGDVILFIYLLTLIGFLRVLGAVSSGSPYAQIGAQREMIILVSREGPMMLALFTILWRLNELGVTKPFSMGTFYEHNVWELGTPLSLIGTFVLLLVFMTWLASEIEVGYFDIPEAETELAEGTMAEYSGRHLALFELANAIKAFVSASLVVAIFFPWGISGYLGLSGVAAIVVDLLFHTLKVFAVLFVSMSVFRAVTGRLRINQAVGLFWTRMLPAAIVGALLLAIDTLGVVA; encoded by the coding sequence ATGAACACCCTCTACGCAACGCTCGGATTCCTGGGAGTTTACGCTTACGTCTCCTTCGCTTCACTGCTCTGGGGAGGATTAGACAGGAAGCTGGTTGCGAGGATGCAGCGCAGGATGGGTCCCCCGCTGCTCCAGCCGTTCTACGATTTCCTGAAGCTGGTGGGCAAGGAGTCCATAATCCCGAGGGACGCCAACAGGTTCTTCGAGATAGCGCCCGTGCTGGCCCTAGCAACTTCAATAGCCCTGCTCGCCTACACCCCGCTCGGCTTTGAACCAATCTTCGGAACCAAGGGAGACGTGATACTCTTCATCTACCTGCTGACCCTCATCGGCTTCCTCAGAGTACTAGGTGCGGTTAGTTCGGGTTCCCCCTACGCACAGATAGGCGCCCAGAGGGAGATGATAATCCTCGTCTCCAGGGAAGGGCCGATGATGCTGGCCCTCTTCACGATACTCTGGCGCCTCAACGAGCTCGGCGTTACCAAGCCGTTCAGCATGGGGACCTTCTACGAGCACAACGTCTGGGAGCTCGGAACCCCGTTGAGCCTCATAGGTACGTTTGTACTCCTGCTCGTCTTCATGACCTGGCTCGCCAGCGAAATCGAGGTCGGCTACTTCGACATCCCTGAGGCTGAAACCGAGCTCGCCGAGGGGACGATGGCCGAGTACAGCGGAAGGCACCTGGCCCTCTTCGAGCTGGCCAACGCGATAAAGGCCTTCGTGAGCGCGAGCCTCGTCGTGGCGATATTCTTCCCCTGGGGCATCTCGGGCTACCTCGGGCTCAGCGGGGTTGCGGCGATAGTCGTTGACCTGCTCTTCCACACCCTGAAGGTATTCGCCGTGCTCTTCGTGAGCATGAGCGTCTTCAGAGCGGTGACGGGAAGGCTCAGGATAAACCAGGCAGTGGGGCTGTTCTGGACCAGAATGCTCCCGGCGGCAATAGTTGGGGCACTGCTGCTGGCGATAGACACCCTGGGGGTGGTGGCATGA
- a CDS encoding 4Fe-4S binding protein: MKVPPTLSTVLSNLFKKPATNPFPASEPVPTPEGFRGKLVYYPDKCVGCRLCVMVCPAGVIEYVPEVRKVTFWLGRCVFCQQCVDVCPVKALEMSDEFLLATDDKYDDNLRWFKEDEIAELKKKLEEQKKAKEAAKKEGSK, from the coding sequence ATGAAGGTTCCGCCGACGCTATCGACGGTGCTGAGCAATCTCTTCAAGAAGCCGGCAACCAACCCGTTCCCGGCCAGCGAGCCCGTTCCAACTCCCGAGGGCTTCAGGGGCAAGCTCGTCTACTACCCGGACAAGTGCGTCGGCTGCAGGCTCTGCGTCATGGTCTGCCCGGCGGGGGTCATAGAGTACGTCCCGGAGGTCAGGAAGGTCACCTTCTGGCTCGGAAGGTGCGTCTTCTGCCAGCAGTGCGTGGACGTCTGTCCGGTAAAGGCCCTGGAGATGAGCGACGAGTTCCTCCTGGCGACGGACGACAAGTACGACGACAACCTCCGCTGGTTCAAGGAGGATGAGATAGCGGAGCTCAAAAAGAAGCTGGAGGAGCAGAAGAAGGCCAAGGAAGCGGCGAAGAAAGAGGGTTCCAAATAG
- a CDS encoding Na+/H+ antiporter subunit E — protein MGFAAPFLWSLIVYLLLTAGSGNFIAWSPGELVAGIVIAAIIGYATKDIMNEKVGYFFNPKRWLLLIIYAIGPFFFAMARANLDVAYRVITGKIRPGIVKISPDLTRDESRTLLANSITLTPGTFTLEIDEEGNFYVHWINVPPGKEKPTPEELCGYLPKWARRIAE, from the coding sequence ATGGGGTTTGCCGCACCGTTCCTGTGGTCCCTTATCGTCTATCTACTCCTCACGGCGGGTTCCGGAAACTTCATCGCTTGGAGCCCAGGGGAGCTGGTTGCAGGGATTGTAATAGCGGCCATCATCGGCTACGCCACAAAGGACATCATGAACGAAAAGGTAGGCTACTTCTTCAACCCGAAGAGGTGGCTGCTCTTGATAATCTACGCCATAGGACCGTTCTTCTTCGCGATGGCCAGGGCCAACCTTGACGTCGCCTACAGGGTCATAACCGGCAAGATAAGACCGGGGATAGTCAAGATATCGCCCGACCTGACCAGGGACGAGAGCAGGACTCTCCTTGCCAACTCGATAACCCTGACACCCGGAACCTTCACCCTGGAGATAGACGAGGAGGGCAACTTCTACGTTCACTGGATAAACGTGCCGCCCGGAAAGGAGAAACCCACGCCGGAGGAGCTGTGTGGGTACCTTCCAAAATGGGCAAGGAGGATTGCGGAATGA
- a CDS encoding cation:proton antiporter, producing the protein MTIDGMFMWAMILLLFSATLTLIRLLAGPTIPDRAVALDSMTTTTAGAMVAYGVITRQAVFIDVALVYAVLSYIATLYIARYLVKKRVGIACECEGEGT; encoded by the coding sequence ATGACGATAGATGGAATGTTCATGTGGGCCATGATACTGCTGCTGTTTTCGGCAACTCTGACGCTCATAAGGCTCCTAGCGGGGCCAACGATACCCGACAGGGCCGTCGCCCTGGATTCCATGACGACGACCACGGCAGGGGCGATGGTCGCCTACGGCGTGATAACCAGACAGGCGGTTTTCATAGACGTCGCTCTCGTCTACGCGGTTCTGAGCTATATCGCGACCCTCTACATAGCCCGCTATCTGGTCAAGAAGAGGGTTGGCATCGCATGCGAATGCGAGGGGGAGGGAACATGA
- the mnhG gene encoding monovalent cation/H(+) antiporter subunit G: MIEWLIGIFLAIGVIFNLLASIGLLRFPDVYTRIHAATKCTTFGTIFIVLATVTYAIYSYFWVENDPSWITIGIHSALVVIFLVLTNPVGAHALGRAARKSGILPHGAVIDELEGRL, encoded by the coding sequence ATGATAGAGTGGCTCATCGGGATCTTCCTGGCAATAGGTGTCATCTTCAACCTGCTGGCCAGCATAGGGCTCCTCCGCTTCCCCGACGTCTACACGAGGATACACGCGGCAACGAAGTGCACGACCTTCGGCACGATATTCATAGTGCTCGCCACGGTTACCTACGCGATATACAGCTACTTCTGGGTTGAGAATGACCCCTCGTGGATAACCATAGGAATACACTCGGCGCTGGTGGTCATATTCCTCGTCCTCACGAACCCCGTTGGAGCGCACGCCCTCGGCAGGGCCGCCAGGAAGTCGGGAATACTGCCCCACGGGGCGGTTATAGACGAGCTGGAGGGTCGCCTATGA
- a CDS encoding hydrogenase subunit MbhD domain-containing protein translates to MNFEGLFWALQVMAGLGLLIAAIAAVRFKNLVSAVIAMAVFSLILSLEFYILQAPDVAIAEAGVGACLTTAMYLLAIKKTTDEEVIE, encoded by the coding sequence ATGAACTTCGAGGGACTCTTCTGGGCGCTTCAGGTTATGGCAGGGCTGGGACTCCTGATAGCAGCAATAGCCGCTGTGAGGTTCAAGAACCTAGTCTCGGCCGTCATCGCGATGGCGGTGTTCAGCCTGATACTCTCGCTGGAGTTCTACATACTGCAGGCACCAGACGTCGCGATAGCAGAGGCGGGAGTTGGAGCGTGCCTCACAACCGCGATGTACCTGCTGGCTATCAAGAAAACCACAGACGAGGAGGTGATAGAATGA
- the mbhE gene encoding hydrogen gas-evolving membrane-bound hydrogenase subunit E, with product MRKALGLFAFIGFTLFLLVAVVSLRPFGEPVHTEMDSYFIGHAQEEASSNNVVTSIVFDYRGFDTLGEATVLFTAVAGVLMALRRREVKA from the coding sequence ATGAGGAAAGCCCTCGGTCTCTTCGCGTTCATAGGCTTCACTCTGTTCCTCCTCGTGGCCGTGGTGAGCCTCAGGCCCTTCGGCGAACCAGTCCATACAGAGATGGACTCCTACTTCATCGGGCACGCACAGGAGGAGGCATCCTCAAACAACGTCGTCACCAGCATAGTCTTCGACTACAGGGGTTTCGATACCCTCGGAGAGGCCACGGTACTGTTCACCGCCGTTGCGGGCGTGCTGATGGCCCTCAGAAGGAGGGAGGTGAAAGCATGA
- a CDS encoding MnhB domain-containing protein yields MTTLIIKTTTRYLTALILTFGAYIILHGHLTPGGGFQGGAVFASGLALLIVACEDEVIRERFKKVPLSAFESIGALGFLGVATLGFMGYTFFRNVIANSGFPLFGDPTPIGINPGYLNTGGTLPYMNIFVGTKVLAGLTSIILVFYLLLGVRKDE; encoded by the coding sequence ATGACGACCCTCATCATCAAAACAACCACCCGGTACCTGACGGCGCTCATACTGACGTTCGGAGCCTACATCATCCTCCACGGTCATCTCACGCCGGGAGGTGGCTTCCAGGGAGGAGCCGTCTTCGCCAGCGGTCTGGCACTCCTCATAGTCGCGTGCGAGGACGAGGTGATAAGGGAGCGGTTCAAGAAGGTGCCCCTGAGCGCCTTTGAGAGCATCGGCGCCCTCGGCTTCCTGGGAGTGGCAACCCTCGGCTTCATGGGGTACACGTTCTTCAGGAACGTTATAGCCAACAGCGGGTTCCCTCTCTTCGGAGACCCGACCCCGATAGGGATAAACCCAGGCTACCTGAACACGGGCGGAACGCTGCCGTACATGAACATATTCGTCGGAACGAAGGTTTTGGCCGGATTGACCAGCATAATCCTGGTATTCTACCTCCTCCTGGGGGTGAGGAAGGATGAATAA
- a CDS encoding sodium:proton antiporter, whose amino-acid sequence MNNVILVNLPFIVVALLLAVGFYTIGFKRNLIKVVIGIEILEGAVNLFLIALGYVKGAYAPIYTMAPNEAVNNMVLPTPQALTLTSIVIGVAVSALMLAFAVNIYEHYGTLDVTKVRRLKG is encoded by the coding sequence ATGAATAACGTGATTCTAGTCAACCTCCCGTTCATAGTCGTGGCGCTCCTGCTGGCGGTGGGGTTCTACACGATAGGCTTCAAGCGGAACCTCATCAAGGTCGTCATAGGCATTGAAATCCTTGAGGGGGCCGTCAACCTGTTCCTAATCGCTCTAGGCTACGTCAAAGGCGCCTACGCCCCAATATACACCATGGCACCGAATGAGGCCGTCAACAACATGGTTCTGCCGACGCCCCAGGCGCTCACGCTGACGAGCATCGTCATAGGCGTCGCGGTCTCGGCCCTGATGCTGGCCTTCGCCGTCAACATCTACGAGCACTACGGAACCCTTGACGTTACAAAGGTCAGGAGGCTGAAAGGATGA
- a CDS encoding proton-conducting transporter transmembrane domain-containing protein encodes MIEHLPALMIAVPLFGAFIAPLLKKKGSAPAVWAMIITGVTLGMALLLVREVLAQGMMVYVFGADKPTLVLPSGYRVPIRIIFEVDAIGAFMALSATLMSFIGALYSYSHVRNETGLEKYYALLLLLEVGILGMVLTGDLFNLFVFLEIAGIAGSALVGFRNYRGEASEAGIKYLIVSAVASLMVLFSIGLLYGEYGNLNIAYLSTQIGFNTVDIIALGILFTSFAMKCGSVPTHHWVPDAYTEVPSGINPTLLVATYASLYALFRVSFSLFGKVSSGMSSVGWIMCVLGVLTMFIGVTMALVQKDVKRLMSYHAISQTGYMLLGVGVGLAVLNDPAKLAAFGRDAMAGGIFHIINHIIYKSLLLMTAGALFYVTGTRNLNEMGGLARKMPYTTIAFIVGAAAISGIPPFNGFASKFLIYETSYQLSPIFAIFAMVTSVLTLASFVKVFASAFLGPPVKKYEAVKEVPRSMVVAMLILAALCLLFGLFPNVVLDKLVYPAVDALLKLGSYQTWGGIP; translated from the coding sequence ATGATCGAGCATTTGCCAGCACTCATGATAGCCGTGCCCCTCTTCGGGGCGTTTATAGCGCCTCTGCTGAAGAAGAAGGGCAGTGCCCCAGCCGTCTGGGCGATGATAATCACCGGCGTGACGCTGGGAATGGCGCTCCTCCTCGTCAGGGAGGTGCTCGCCCAGGGGATGATGGTGTACGTCTTCGGAGCGGACAAGCCAACCCTCGTTCTGCCCTCAGGGTACAGGGTTCCGATAAGGATAATATTCGAGGTCGACGCGATAGGAGCCTTCATGGCGCTCTCCGCAACGCTCATGAGCTTCATCGGGGCGCTCTATTCGTACAGCCACGTGAGGAACGAGACGGGCCTTGAGAAGTACTACGCGCTGCTCCTCCTCCTAGAGGTCGGAATCCTCGGCATGGTCCTGACGGGAGACCTGTTCAACCTCTTCGTGTTCTTGGAGATAGCCGGAATAGCCGGTTCAGCGCTGGTCGGCTTCAGAAACTACCGCGGTGAGGCAAGCGAGGCCGGAATCAAGTACCTCATAGTCAGCGCGGTCGCTTCGCTGATGGTGCTGTTCTCAATCGGCCTGCTCTACGGCGAGTACGGGAACCTCAACATAGCCTACCTGAGCACCCAGATAGGGTTCAACACCGTTGACATAATCGCCCTGGGAATACTCTTCACGTCCTTCGCGATGAAGTGCGGTTCCGTGCCGACCCACCACTGGGTTCCAGACGCATACACGGAGGTCCCGTCCGGCATCAACCCCACGCTCCTGGTGGCGACCTACGCGAGCCTCTACGCCCTCTTCAGGGTGAGTTTCAGCCTCTTCGGAAAGGTCAGCTCGGGGATGAGCAGCGTCGGCTGGATAATGTGCGTCCTCGGAGTGCTCACCATGTTCATCGGCGTTACGATGGCCCTCGTCCAGAAGGACGTCAAGAGGCTCATGAGCTACCACGCGATTTCGCAGACCGGCTACATGCTCCTCGGCGTTGGCGTTGGCTTAGCCGTCCTCAACGACCCGGCAAAGCTGGCAGCCTTCGGAAGGGACGCGATGGCCGGAGGCATCTTCCACATCATCAACCACATCATCTACAAGAGCCTCCTCCTCATGACCGCGGGAGCGCTGTTCTACGTCACCGGAACGAGGAACCTCAACGAGATGGGCGGCTTGGCGAGGAAGATGCCCTACACCACGATAGCCTTCATAGTAGGTGCCGCGGCAATATCCGGAATACCGCCCTTCAACGGCTTCGCGAGCAAATTCCTCATCTACGAGACGTCCTACCAGCTGAGCCCGATATTCGCGATATTCGCAATGGTCACGAGCGTACTGACGCTGGCTTCGTTCGTCAAGGTCTTTGCCTCGGCCTTCCTCGGACCGCCGGTCAAGAAGTACGAGGCGGTAAAGGAGGTTCCAAGGAGCATGGTAGTGGCAATGCTCATCCTGGCGGCGCTGTGTTTACTCTTCGGTCTGTTCCCGAACGTCGTGCTGGACAAGCTGGTCTACCCGGCGGTTGACGCACTGCTGAAGCTGGGCAGCTACCAGACGTGGGGTGGTATACCATGA
- a CDS encoding hydrogenase produces MTWIESLTLNSPSGFWNPIVWLALLIVFAVIGYVIYSRGNRSYKPNTDQVKPFLSGNEVEDVEEIRVRAGDIYWGFIEALKGYYNVLMRMHSGDLRDYILWYLGLGAIILFILVGGV; encoded by the coding sequence ATGACGTGGATTGAGAGCCTTACGCTGAACTCCCCGTCGGGATTCTGGAACCCGATAGTCTGGCTGGCCCTCCTCATCGTCTTCGCGGTCATCGGCTACGTAATCTACTCCCGCGGAAACAGGAGCTACAAGCCGAACACCGACCAGGTGAAGCCCTTCCTGAGCGGCAACGAGGTTGAGGACGTGGAGGAAATCCGCGTAAGGGCCGGCGACATATACTGGGGTTTCATCGAGGCGCTGAAGGGCTACTACAACGTGCTCATGAGAATGCACAGCGGAGACCTCAGGGACTACATCCTGTGGTACCTCGGACTCGGTGCCATAATCCTGTTCATCCTCGTGGGGGGTGTGTGA
- a CDS encoding NADH-quinone oxidoreductase subunit B family protein, whose protein sequence is MGKLTNFKRSLWVFHASGGSCNACDIEIIAALTPRYDVERFGIKLVGSPRHADVLLVTGAIPRDFADKLRRIYEQMADPKAVVVVGNCGTSGGVFYDSYNIAGPIDEIIPVDVYVPGCPPRPEAIIDGVVKAWLKLEKLEKELEGKKE, encoded by the coding sequence ATGGGGAAGCTGACCAACTTTAAACGCTCCCTCTGGGTTTTCCATGCCTCTGGAGGGAGCTGTAACGCCTGCGATATCGAGATCATAGCCGCGTTAACACCGCGCTACGACGTGGAGCGCTTTGGAATCAAGCTCGTCGGAAGCCCAAGGCACGCGGATGTCCTCCTCGTGACCGGGGCCATTCCAAGGGACTTCGCCGACAAGCTGAGGCGCATATACGAGCAGATGGCCGACCCGAAGGCGGTAGTGGTGGTTGGAAACTGCGGAACCAGCGGGGGAGTGTTCTACGACTCCTACAACATAGCCGGCCCGATAGACGAGATAATCCCGGTGGACGTCTACGTTCCCGGCTGCCCCCCGAGGCCCGAGGCGATAATAGACGGCGTTGTAAAGGCCTGGCTCAAGCTGGAGAAGCTGGAAAAGGAGCTGGAGGGGAAGAAAGAATGA
- a CDS encoding NADH-quinone oxidoreductase subunit C: MEPMSAEEVLKRLQETLGEALLSHEIREYTMGVRRKRTYQELWIEIDPKAFRRAVEVMFELDYPHLHFITGEDDGGDSLRMVYSFGLFWAIPWGELSVTMRFNLPKDNLVLPTITDLMPGAETNEREIREMLGVEFEGLKNKRHLFLPDDWPEGKYPWRKDEYGVEDMVKHTHKSVNEIRRGE, translated from the coding sequence ATGGAACCAATGAGCGCGGAAGAGGTCCTCAAGAGGCTCCAGGAGACGCTCGGGGAGGCCCTGCTATCCCACGAGATCAGGGAGTACACGATGGGCGTCAGGAGGAAGAGGACGTACCAAGAGCTCTGGATAGAGATAGACCCGAAGGCCTTCAGGAGAGCCGTCGAAGTCATGTTCGAGCTTGACTACCCGCACCTGCACTTCATAACCGGAGAGGATGACGGAGGCGACTCCCTGAGGATGGTCTACTCCTTCGGCCTGTTCTGGGCCATTCCCTGGGGGGAGCTCAGCGTCACCATGCGCTTCAACCTTCCGAAGGATAACCTAGTCCTGCCGACGATAACCGACCTGATGCCCGGGGCGGAGACCAACGAGCGCGAGATCAGGGAGATGCTCGGCGTTGAATTCGAGGGCCTGAAGAACAAGAGGCACCTCTTCCTGCCCGACGACTGGCCGGAGGGCAAGTATCCCTGGAGGAAGGACGAGTACGGCGTGGAGGACATGGTGAAACACACCCACAAGAGCGTGAACGAGATAAGGAGGGGTGAGTGA
- a CDS encoding hydrogenase large subunit produces MAKTQYYVPVGPIHPALKEPIRVEAKVEGERIVDVDVKRGFAHRGIEYMGMKRNAIQTLYLSERICGICSISHPYAFVIGSEKALGIEAPPRAQYIRTIIAELERIHSHILWLGVVAHEMGFDSLLFWTWKGREKVLDILELLTGNRINYSVFMIGGVRRDITESQAKAVRDMINYYRIFTEEMKDVFLADPVYKARTRGVAQLSRDMAKKLNVCGPVARAAGLRMDVRQDTPYDAYADIGVRAVVPQDIVGEARGDAYDITLVRIYEIEQSLDIIEFCLDNMPEGKLMAIPNYVALLAKIRRSEGEAIGMHEAPRGEVVHYFKYGNKRDGPLVWKVVAPSYNNINTWGPLLLGAEVADIPIVVAYIDPCMCCNDRLAVVRDENGRLIDPATLHLKAVEKTRKLREELGVRE; encoded by the coding sequence ATGGCGAAAACCCAGTACTACGTCCCGGTCGGCCCAATCCACCCGGCGCTGAAGGAGCCGATAAGGGTCGAGGCCAAGGTCGAGGGCGAGAGGATAGTCGATGTGGACGTCAAGAGGGGCTTTGCCCACAGGGGAATAGAGTACATGGGCATGAAGAGGAACGCCATACAAACCCTCTACCTCTCGGAGAGGATATGCGGAATCTGTTCGATATCACACCCCTATGCCTTCGTCATAGGAAGCGAGAAGGCCCTGGGAATAGAGGCCCCGCCGAGGGCCCAGTACATAAGGACGATAATAGCAGAGCTGGAGAGGATTCACAGCCACATACTATGGCTCGGTGTCGTGGCGCACGAGATGGGCTTCGACTCCCTCCTGTTCTGGACGTGGAAGGGCAGGGAAAAGGTCCTCGACATCCTCGAGCTCCTGACGGGGAACAGGATAAACTACTCCGTCTTCATGATAGGCGGCGTCAGGAGGGACATAACGGAGAGCCAGGCAAAGGCCGTAAGGGACATGATAAACTACTACAGGATATTCACGGAGGAAATGAAGGACGTCTTCCTGGCGGACCCCGTCTACAAGGCCAGGACGCGGGGAGTGGCACAGCTCTCAAGGGACATGGCGAAAAAGCTCAACGTATGCGGGCCCGTTGCCAGGGCGGCCGGACTGAGGATGGACGTCAGGCAGGACACCCCGTACGACGCCTACGCCGACATCGGGGTCAGGGCGGTGGTTCCCCAGGACATAGTCGGCGAGGCCAGGGGCGATGCCTACGACATCACCCTCGTCAGGATATACGAGATAGAGCAGAGCCTCGACATAATCGAGTTCTGCCTGGATAACATGCCAGAGGGCAAGTTGATGGCCATTCCGAACTACGTGGCGCTTCTGGCAAAGATAAGGAGGAGTGAGGGAGAAGCGATAGGAATGCACGAGGCACCGCGCGGTGAGGTCGTCCACTACTTCAAGTACGGGAACAAGCGTGACGGCCCGCTCGTCTGGAAGGTGGTAGCCCCGAGTTACAACAACATCAACACGTGGGGACCGCTCCTCCTCGGTGCCGAAGTGGCGGACATACCGATAGTCGTCGCGTACATAGACCCGTGCATGTGCTGCAACGACAGGCTCGCGGTGGTAAGGGACGAGAACGGCAGGCTAATCGACCCAGCGACGCTGCACCTGAAGGCGGTTGAAAAAACAAGAAAGCTTAGGGAAGAGCTGGGGGTGAGAGAATGA
- a CDS encoding respiratory chain complex I subunit 1 family protein, which translates to MTPETLLYALTFPILGVFLGLVYKGVDRRVSARLTSRIGPPIRQPFWDVGKLLLKETVVPKNAVAWIFNAMPIVSFAASMTLLLYIPFGVLKAPLEGYGDLVVILYLLTLQSLAMAIGGFASGSPFSSVGAQREMVLMMSYEMPLATVIVGFAVLYKSFSLTTIASTPVWGVAGPLAAMGVLLLFVALLVVTPAELAKLPFDIAEAETEICEGMLAEYSGRNLALFYLSDAVRGFAMAALEVVLFFPFTLTSILNLNLTGTPYYVVEALWFLFKVMVIYLLAITLVRTSFARFRIEQASRIFWVYVNIIALVGLALVWLGV; encoded by the coding sequence ATGACCCCCGAAACGTTGCTGTACGCCCTCACGTTTCCCATACTGGGAGTTTTCCTCGGACTGGTCTACAAGGGTGTAGACAGGCGCGTCTCGGCCAGGCTGACCTCCAGGATAGGGCCGCCCATAAGGCAGCCGTTCTGGGACGTCGGCAAGCTGCTCCTGAAGGAGACCGTCGTTCCCAAGAACGCGGTGGCATGGATATTCAACGCGATGCCCATAGTCTCATTCGCGGCCTCAATGACCCTGCTCCTGTACATACCCTTCGGAGTGCTCAAAGCTCCGCTCGAGGGCTACGGAGACCTCGTCGTCATCCTGTACCTGCTGACCCTCCAGTCGCTGGCAATGGCCATAGGCGGCTTTGCATCGGGAAGCCCGTTCTCCTCGGTGGGTGCGCAGAGGGAAATGGTGCTCATGATGAGCTACGAGATGCCGCTGGCGACGGTCATAGTCGGCTTCGCCGTGCTCTACAAGAGCTTCTCACTGACGACCATAGCGAGCACACCGGTGTGGGGCGTCGCGGGTCCGCTCGCGGCCATGGGCGTGCTGCTGCTCTTCGTTGCCCTGCTCGTCGTCACGCCGGCCGAGCTGGCGAAACTGCCCTTCGATATAGCCGAGGCCGAGACGGAGATATGTGAGGGTATGCTCGCGGAGTACAGCGGGAGGAACCTCGCACTGTTCTACCTCTCGGACGCGGTCAGGGGCTTCGCCATGGCGGCGCTGGAGGTGGTGCTGTTCTTCCCGTTCACGCTGACGAGCATCCTCAACCTGAACCTAACGGGAACGCCCTACTACGTCGTCGAAGCCCTGTGGTTCCTCTTCAAGGTCATGGTAATCTACCTGCTGGCGATAACGCTGGTCAGGACATCGTTCGCAAGGTTCAGGATAGAGCAGGCGTCGAGAATATTCTGGGTCTACGTCAACATAATCGCCCTCGTCGGGCTCGCGCTGGTATGGCTGGGGGTGTGA
- a CDS encoding 4Fe-4S dicluster domain-containing protein, giving the protein MVNKMMFVLLKQLVKKPATNPFPVKHAPANVTALIEKVQKGEVQINPPVPVPEGFRGKLVYDPERCIGCRLCIMVCPADAMEWIPELKKIRHYVSRCMFCALCVDVCPGKKFPGEEKAVKALRMSEEFLIADYDKYSDNLIEEPPEAKEMLKKEAESTAQVEEKA; this is encoded by the coding sequence ATGGTAAACAAGATGATGTTCGTCCTCCTCAAGCAGCTCGTCAAGAAGCCGGCCACGAACCCATTCCCGGTCAAGCACGCGCCAGCGAACGTCACGGCTTTAATAGAGAAGGTCCAGAAGGGAGAGGTCCAGATAAACCCGCCCGTCCCGGTTCCCGAAGGGTTCAGGGGAAAGCTCGTCTACGACCCGGAGAGGTGCATAGGGTGCAGGCTCTGCATAATGGTCTGTCCCGCTGATGCTATGGAGTGGATACCCGAGCTCAAGAAGATACGGCACTATGTCTCGCGCTGCATGTTCTGCGCCCTCTGCGTTGACGTCTGTCCGGGCAAGAAGTTCCCTGGAGAGGAGAAGGCCGTCAAGGCGCTGAGAATGAGCGAGGAGTTCCTGATAGCGGACTACGACAAGTACAGCGACAACCTGATAGAGGAGCCTCCCGAGGCGAAAGAGATGCTCAAAAAAGAGGCCGAAAGCACGGCCCAGGTCGAGGAAAAAGCTTGA
- a CDS encoding ferritin-like domain-containing protein — MGMYDVHEVVEALSKLSYKDALAYWVEGEREEAEFYRELARRARDLGLGEELVRTFEKLAEDSLNHAAELEARFREAYGNAPRSDLPPLEVLPVLEEFERADQLEEVLKAAMESELIAHESYKLLAERVDDERLRELYSKLADVERGHYEMLLERYEELKKRR; from the coding sequence ATGGGAATGTACGACGTTCACGAGGTCGTTGAGGCCCTTTCAAAGTTGAGTTACAAGGACGCCCTTGCGTACTGGGTAGAGGGTGAGAGGGAGGAGGCGGAATTCTACCGCGAGCTCGCGAGACGCGCCCGGGACCTGGGTCTCGGGGAGGAGCTGGTGAGGACCTTCGAGAAGCTGGCCGAGGACTCGCTGAACCACGCCGCCGAGCTTGAGGCCCGGTTCAGGGAGGCCTACGGGAACGCCCCGAGGAGCGACCTCCCCCCGCTCGAGGTTCTTCCGGTCCTCGAGGAGTTCGAGAGGGCCGACCAGCTGGAGGAGGTTTTGAAGGCTGCCATGGAGAGCGAGCTGATAGCCCACGAATCCTACAAGCTGCTCGCGGAGAGGGTCGACGACGAGCGGCTGAGGGAGCTCTACTCCAAACTGGCCGACGTTGAGCGGGGACACTACGAGATGCTCCTGGAGAGGTACGAAGAATTGAAAAAGAGAAGATAA